The genomic stretch tggttgtacctgctataaaaggaaactggattatgcaggatttttccagatgtcagacccgatgtcttgacatctcgtacacagaacattcagtatgaatgtctggtgttttgtgattgcacaattggtggcaatcattggttgattgaagatatggctagctggcgcattctgTCAGGGATATCATCCAGATTTAtttattttccaaagagatctttacagctgatatgaaaagatttaattggaaaatatatctagggttttcaaggtgtccattacttctataaaaagggacttagaaaacctgattgtacacacaaccaagactgagcgaaatttagagagagagctagggtttgtgtctgtaggtcattcaagtcatccattgatgattgaattggactgatttgtcttcttggtcaaagctttgaagcaagatcaagagtgtgtcttcttgattgaaattgtgaagtaaaatcaagaatattgtaattgaaaagtattttcttttcacaagggattaCTGTTTTcaatcacgggtgtgtgattgtaagggaagtgagtgggttctcatatctaagagtgcttaggtagaaattgcacgggtagagattaggtgagaaagactgtaacttggtgaagtgtacggatagtctttgaactaattctattttagtggatttccttcctggcttggtagcccctagacgtaggtgagttgcaccgaactgggttaacaattgctcgTGTTATTTGttttaccattctgtttttgtttatccattgtttataacgagatatcagtgtcgtgacattaccttcgacatcttatatctgataccagaatttcaattggtatcagagcaggcatcctgctctggttctgggtgagatctaggggcaatactttctggtacaatggaaagagatggaggatctgttcataggccaccaatcctggatggttctaactatgactattggaaacctagaatggtagcgtttttaaaatcccttgataacaaggcttggaaagctgtctTGACAGGATGGGTACACCCTGTAGtcactaaagaaggagaagccacgACTGAaaagaagcctgaagaacaatggtccaaggaggaggatgatcttgctcttggaaactctaaagccttgaatgcaatattcaatcgtgtagacaagaatattttcaggctggtaaataactgcgaagtggccaaagatgcttgggacattctcaagaccactcatgaaggcacctctagggtaaagatgtctagactccagctgctcacctccaagtttgaaaacttaaggatgaaagaagatgaaaacattcatgaatttcacatgagtatccttgagatagctaatgcttcaggagccctgggagagaagatgatagatgaaaagttggtgagaaaaatacttaggtcactccgtaagagatttgcaatgaaggtgactgccatagaagagtctcaagacatctccaacatcAGGGTAGATAAGTTAATTAgctccctccaaacctttgagatgggattgattgagggaactgaaaagaaaaccaagagcattgcctttgtttccaacacagaagaggaaaacagtcaagatgtggataaagaatgggccaatgaagttgcaatgctggggagacagtttaacagactgttaaagaaaatggatgtcagatccaaggcaaatgtcaagaacatctcgtctgacatcagtaaatccaacaatgctggaagaaaagcaagagcagatgagaagcccaaagaaggaaaagaggttcagtgctatgaatgtgatgggtatggacacatcaggtctgaatgtgggacctaccttaagaaacagaagatgagccttgctgccacatggtcagatgagagtgatacagaggaggctgcaaatctaGTGACTGCCTTGACAGGAAGATGGGaatctgatgaagagtcaagtgatggtgaagtaacctttgaggaattggcaTCTACCTACAGAcagttgtgtcacaaaagtgtagagctgtgcaAACAGGTTGATAGCCTGAAGAAGGAAATTACTCAACTTGAGAACGAGAAGatagaatacttggaaaccatctccaagttacaaacagaagcagtggctctgaatgccaagctagacaaaaatccacaagctgaaaatcagaagatagcacagctggaaagtGAAAAGGCAGACCATGCAAAAATCATCTCAAAGTTGAAGACTGAAGTCATGTTTCAAAATTCTAAattagaagagatgaccaagtatgtaagaatgttaagcaatgggtctgactccttagacaagattcttcaaattggacaaataacaggagacaaatctggcattgggtataataaCTCAAAACCTGAGAGCAGTAACTCTGGTGTCAAGCCTAAAGCCAAATTTAGGTGCATTCaaaaacctgtgatgtcacataATATGTCACAGTACCAAAGGAGAAAGCAGTtgaaaggaaaacaccaaagatggaaatgccattactgtgggaaatttggtcatcgaaagcctttctgctataaactgtatggcTATCCTAAGGTTGCTCAACATCAGGATCACTATCAGTTCAGATCCAAACATCACATACCCATCATCAAAAAGCAATGGGTCCCCAAGAACAATGTTACAGGTCTGATAGCTCGCACCCCTctcagaatctcagccaaagaagaatggtacCTTGATAatggatgctctagacacatgactggaaaccaagacctgctaactgatctGCATCAACATACTATAAGACATGTAACCTTTGaagatggagcaaaaggtgaaatcaagggaacaggtaagcttgattgccttGGAGTACCTAGACTAGACAAGGTTCTACTAGTCAAAGGCTTAACTACAAACCTCATAAGCATTagccaactatgtgatcaaggtctgaatgttaacttcaccaaaactgaatgtctaatccTGGACATAAAGAGTGAAGTAATTATGagaggaatcaggaccaaagacaattgctacatatggagctctcaatTGGATTGTCCCTAAAAGTATTGGGTGAGTACAGATGCccccaagagtgatgaaaaacaaggTCGGGGAAAAGGTCACACAAAGATATCACACCAGAAGCCCAGGggagaaaaggtcatgatggctcaaataacTAAGAGGTTAGACCAAACAGGTGGACACTTGACCAGTCACAGGGAGAATGGTACTGTAGGGACCAAGCCACAAAAGACTCTGTGCAAAAAGGCCAAGGACAATATGGAGAAGATTTGGACAACACCTGTGAAAGGTATGGAAGATGATAGCAGGTGGGCTCGACTGGGTTGGATGAACCTATTACTGATTGTATACAATGTCACACAGgatgtcataacattgtattATGACTTCCTGAATACTGAAGCCAGGTCCAAAAATTAGATTCAACATAGATGGACAAAGTACCGGTCTAGCTATTATCACTCCATTAGgaaatttgtggaagacaaattaCGAAGTCTAAAGCATGGACTACAATTGGCAGATAAGCGTGCAAGAAATTTGGGAAAAAATGTATGTGAGGaagggaaattagggatttggaaattgaaagaaaaaaataaaagaaataaaattaaTGTTTGCCCTTTTAaaaagagccacattaatgataaatcatttcCAAACTTTGAAAATAGTATCTATCCCCTcagcacacgctacctaaactCAGCAATTGCCATTTCCATTCAACCTCTAAGACaagctcagctagggcaaagaaaccTTCCTCAAAAGTCCTACGCCATGTCTCAACATCCTTCATCATCTGGTTTCAAATCCTCCCAACATGCGAAGACTCCATCTATGGGGTTTGGAGATGAAGATGTAATGGACGTCACTCCTCTGTGCATGATACCGGGCGACACCACAGGTACCGCCTCCAATgctggagataagcaaggtaatacctctGGTAACTCCTCTCTTCCTAAAGACATGCATTACACTGATTGCGCTATAAGGAGACTGGTTACTAGAATACTGAGTGAAGGACATATAGTTGAAGGGGTctctacccctctgtccagaagggaacCCTCTCCTGAGGGTAAAACCcatgctgataaagatgatgattcatctagatcagaaaaagAGGTGGCAGCTGAAGGGCTttgctctctaggtaaaaccctacctagcaagaaacaAAATGTGCCTCAAGAAGATATTATTGATCTAGAGGAAGAAAACACTGAAGGAGAGGATGAGTCTTTGGTTCATCTGGTTAAACCGAGCATAGCTGAGAAACTGAGAGCTAAGAAAGGAAAAAGTATGGCTAATATGAGAGCTGCTAGAGTGAAAAAGGCTGCAGGAATAGGACCCTCAAAACCCTGGAGCAAGGTTGAGGTTAgcaaaagaaaagaaagagacAACTCTGACTCTGAGGAGGATGTtaaagacgatgtcccagacatctcccctgcgAAAAGGCAGGCTGTTCAGAAATCTCCTGGCAAGGCTACTGCTGTTCATCTAGACAATATCTCTTTTCACTTGGAAGATGGAGCAGCAAAGTGGAAATATGTCATTCAGAGAAGAGTAGCCATTGAGAGAGAACTTGGACAAGAAGCTGTAGAGGTAAAAGAGGTTATTGAGCTGATCAAAAATGTTGGACTCATGAAAACTGTGGTTACTCTAACCCAATGCTATGAGGGGTTAGTTAGAGAATGTAttgttaatatccctgaggatGTTCATGATAAGAATAGCAGGGAGTTTTGCAAAGTTTTTGT from Lathyrus oleraceus cultivar Zhongwan6 chromosome 7, CAAS_Psat_ZW6_1.0, whole genome shotgun sequence encodes the following:
- the LOC127103359 gene encoding uncharacterized protein LOC127103359 → MSQHPSSSGFKSSQHAKTPSMGFGDEDVMDVTPLCMIPGDTTGTASNAGDKQGNTSGNSSLPKDMHYTDCAIRRLVTRILSEGHIVEGVSTPLSRREPSPEGKTHADKDDDSSRSEKEVAAEGLCSLGKTLPSKKQNVPQEDIIDLEEENTEGEDESLVHLVKPSIAEKLRAKKGKSMANMRAARVKKAAGIGPSKPWSKVEVSKRKERDNSDSEEDVKDDVPDISPAKRQAVQKSPGKATAVHLDNISFHLEDGAAKWKYVIQRRVAIERELGQEAVEVKEVIELIKNVGLMKTVVTLTQCYEGLVRECIVNIPEDVHDKNSREFCKVFVRGKCVKFSPSVINKFLGRGMDGGVDLETTDSENAGLVELESALKTEMELMWLTKIPLKVKIFGWRMLLDRVPTRSNLVVRGVLTNIHEKVCVFYFNSDEVNNHVFISFPPY